The following are from one region of the Kwoniella dendrophila CBS 6074 chromosome 6, complete sequence genome:
- a CDS encoding ribosomal protein L35 — protein sequence MSFLPRLFTRPTTFSSISSIAGPSRIPSLNIPGFSVIQSSSSSSFSTSSPCLVKQKLKSHSGCKKRFFANANGLFKRAQTGKSHLNTAFSTSRINRLAKSVYVTKTQGRKLKKMLPYA from the exons ATGTCATTTTTACCAAGATTATTCACTCGACCAACCactttttcatcaatttcaagtATAGCTGGACCATCTCGAATTCCATCATTGAATATACCTGGATTTAGTGTTatacaatcatcatcatcatcatcattttcaacttcatcaccttgttTAGTTAAacaaaaattgaaatcaCATTCTGGATGTAAAAAAAGATTCTTCGCTAATGCTAATGGTCTT TTTAAGCGA GCTCAAACAGGTAAATCACATTTGAATacagcattttcaacatcaCGAATAAATAGATTAGCGAAATCAGTTTATGTTACAAAAACACAG GGTcgaaaattgaagaaaatgttaCCATACGCTTAA